A part of Pseudomonadota bacterium genomic DNA contains:
- a CDS encoding flagellar protein FlbD, giving the protein MIRLNRINGQPVVINADLIEMLEVTPEVIVLLTTGRRLVVSQSVDEVVQAVVDYQRSIGVKRPPPHLIQSIAMGDTDHDEG; this is encoded by the coding sequence ATGATCCGGTTGAACCGCATCAACGGTCAGCCCGTCGTGATCAATGCTGACCTCATCGAGATGCTCGAGGTCACGCCCGAGGTCATCGTGCTTCTCACCACGGGCCGACGCCTGGTTGTGAGCCAGAGCGTCGATGAGGTGGTGCAGGCGGTTGTCGACTACCAGCGCTCCATCGGGGTCAAGCGCCCTCCGCCGCACCTGATCCAGAGCATCGCGATGGGAGACACCGATCACGATGAAGGATAA